In Sulfitobacter sp. OXR-159, one DNA window encodes the following:
- the rpsI gene encoding 30S ribosomal protein S9 codes for MADEIKSLDGLEAAVTENIGGVQGTETEMTPREPVRDELGRAYATGKRKDAVARVWIKPGSGKVIVNGKPQNEYFARPVQQLILAQPFGITNTEGQFDVFATVKGGGLSGQAGAVKHGISKALQLYDPSLRGALKAAGFLTRDSRVVERKKYGKAKARRSFQFSKR; via the coding sequence ATGGCTGACGAAATCAAATCCCTCGACGGTCTCGAAGCAGCCGTGACCGAGAACATCGGCGGCGTGCAGGGCACCGAAACCGAAATGACCCCGCGTGAGCCGGTTCGTGACGAACTGGGCCGCGCCTATGCCACCGGCAAACGTAAAGACGCGGTCGCCCGCGTTTGGATCAAGCCCGGCTCCGGCAAGGTTATCGTGAACGGCAAGCCGCAGAACGAATACTTCGCGCGCCCCGTGCAGCAGCTGATCCTCGCGCAGCCTTTCGGCATCACCAACACCGAAGGCCAGTTCGACGTGTTCGCAACTGTCAAAGGCGGCGGTCTGTCCGGTCAAGCGGGCGCGGTTAAGCACGGCATCTCCAAGGCGCTGCAGCTTTACGATCCCTCCCTGCGCGGTGCGCTGAAAGCGGCAGGTTTCCTGACCCGTGACAGCCGCGTCGTCGAGCGGAAGAAATACGGTAAGGCCAAAGCGCGCCGGAGCTTCCAGTTCTCCAAGCGTTAA
- a CDS encoding TetR/AcrR family transcriptional regulator, translated as MPKRGYHHGNLRQALIDAALELIEQRGPTGFTLSEAAKRAGVTPAAVYRHFEGREDLIAEAAHQGYDIFAELMEFAYESGQPSALKAFEATGRAYLAFARKYPGHYIAMFESGISVNRTPELAHAANRANGVLERAASDLSQHIPADKRPPASMFSAHIWAMSHGVVELFARNSPGRASPFPADDLLETGIGIYLRGLGLVSPDE; from the coding sequence ATGCCTAAGCGCGGCTATCATCACGGCAACCTGCGCCAAGCCTTGATCGACGCAGCACTTGAGTTGATCGAACAGCGCGGCCCCACGGGCTTTACCCTCTCCGAGGCCGCCAAACGCGCGGGCGTCACCCCGGCGGCAGTCTATCGCCACTTCGAAGGCCGCGAAGACCTGATCGCCGAGGCCGCGCATCAAGGCTATGATATCTTTGCCGAATTGATGGAATTTGCTTACGAATCCGGCCAGCCCTCAGCCCTCAAAGCCTTCGAGGCCACGGGCCGCGCCTATCTGGCATTCGCACGCAAATACCCCGGCCATTACATCGCCATGTTCGAATCCGGCATCTCGGTGAACCGCACCCCGGAACTGGCCCATGCCGCCAACCGCGCCAATGGCGTGCTGGAGCGCGCAGCATCCGACCTCAGCCAGCATATCCCGGCAGACAAACGCCCGCCGGCTTCGATGTTTTCGGCCCATATCTGGGCGATGAGCCACGGCGTGGTCGAACTTTTCGCCCGCAACTCCCCCGGCCGCGCCTCGCCCTTCCCAGCAGACGACCTGCTGGAAACCGGGATCGGGATTTACCTGCGCGGGCTGGGATTGGTCAGCCCCGACGAGTGA
- a CDS encoding alpha/beta hydrolase: MRLAIKLLLALLLGLALLVALVQWRAARHEARAEASHPPEGEIITVDGLPVHAKVIGSGPDLVLIHGASGNLRDFTMGFAERLSDRYRVIMFDRPGMGYTARLPGARGAWNPLGESPQEQAALLQKAADQLGVENPIVLGHSFGGAVALAWGVQRPKDTAALVLVSAVSEPWPGGLGWLYNVSASRLGGALFIPAVTAFVPESVVQSSIEAIFAPQTAPEGYAEHIGTGLTLRRSASRANAQQVHQLRPHVVEMAAQYDHLTMPVEIIHGDADTIVPMHIHAEELIKDIPNGALTRLPGMGHMPHHADPQAVVDTIDRAATRAGLR, encoded by the coding sequence ATGAGATTGGCCATTAAACTGCTGCTTGCCCTTCTGCTCGGGCTGGCGCTGCTGGTGGCGCTTGTCCAATGGCGCGCCGCGCGGCATGAGGCGCGGGCCGAGGCCAGCCACCCGCCCGAGGGCGAGATCATCACGGTGGATGGCCTGCCGGTCCATGCCAAGGTTATCGGCAGCGGGCCGGATCTGGTGTTGATCCACGGGGCCAGCGGCAACCTGCGTGATTTCACCATGGGTTTCGCGGAACGGCTGAGTGATCGCTACCGCGTCATCATGTTCGACCGCCCCGGCATGGGCTATACCGCCCGCCTGCCCGGTGCGCGCGGCGCGTGGAACCCGCTGGGGGAATCGCCCCAAGAGCAGGCCGCGCTGCTGCAAAAGGCTGCCGACCAGCTTGGCGTCGAAAACCCCATCGTGCTGGGCCACTCTTTTGGCGGGGCCGTGGCGCTGGCTTGGGGGGTGCAGCGGCCCAAAGACACCGCCGCACTGGTGCTTGTCTCTGCCGTGTCAGAGCCTTGGCCGGGCGGGCTGGGCTGGCTTTACAACGTCAGCGCCTCACGGCTTGGTGGTGCGCTCTTTATCCCCGCCGTCACCGCCTTTGTCCCCGAAAGCGTGGTGCAAAGCAGTATTGAGGCGATCTTTGCCCCGCAGACCGCGCCCGAAGGTTATGCCGAACACATCGGCACCGGGTTGACCCTGCGCCGCAGCGCCAGCCGCGCCAACGCCCAGCAGGTGCACCAGCTTCGCCCCCATGTGGTTGAAATGGCCGCACAATATGACCATCTGACCATGCCGGTCGAGATCATCCACGGCGATGCCGATACCATTGTGCCAATGCATATCCACGCCGAGGAATTGATCAAAGACATCCCGAACGGCGCGCTCACCCGACTGCCCGGCATGGGCCATATGCCCCATCATGCCGACCCGCAGGCCGTGGTCGACACAATCGACCGCGCCGCTACCCGTGCGGGTTTGCGTTAA
- a CDS encoding DUF1127 domain-containing protein: MTLMTYRALPVPAVIALRFAAVVTTWAARRRTRLALAALEPWELDDAGLTPEQASAEASRVFWQA; encoded by the coding sequence ATGACATTGATGACATACCGCGCCCTGCCGGTCCCTGCAGTGATCGCGCTGCGCTTTGCGGCGGTCGTGACCACATGGGCGGCCCGCCGACGCACCCGCCTCGCGCTTGCAGCGCTTGAGCCGTGGGAGCTTGATGATGCGGGACTTACACCGGAACAAGCCTCAGCCGAGGCTTCCCGCGTGTTCTGGCAGGCGTAA
- the metA gene encoding homoserine O-acetyltransferase MetA, translating into MPIKIPSRLPAFDVLRNEGVMVLDEELASRQDIRPLRIALLNLMPKKIQTENQFARLIGATPLQIELSLIRMSDHQARNTAAEHMESFYRPFEEMKAEKFDGLIITGAPIEHLEFNEVTYWDELGEVMEWTQTNIHSTFGVCWGGMAMINHFHGVKKHILPDKAFGCFRHRNLAPASPYLRGFSDDCTVPVSRWTEMRQDEVNTHAGLTTLLGSDEVGPCLIEDPAHRALYVFNHFEYDRDTLKQEYDRDVENGVPINVPCNYYPEDDPSRTPVNRWRSHAHLLYGNWINEIYQTTPFDMNEIGH; encoded by the coding sequence ATGCCCATCAAGATCCCCTCCCGCCTGCCCGCCTTCGACGTTCTGCGCAACGAAGGGGTCATGGTGCTGGACGAGGAACTGGCATCGCGGCAGGACATCCGCCCGCTGCGCATCGCGCTGCTGAACCTGATGCCTAAGAAAATCCAGACCGAGAACCAGTTCGCCCGGCTGATCGGGGCCACCCCCTTGCAGATCGAACTGAGCCTCATCCGTATGTCCGATCACCAAGCCCGCAACACCGCCGCCGAACATATGGAAAGCTTCTATCGCCCCTTCGAGGAGATGAAGGCCGAGAAATTCGACGGGCTGATCATCACGGGCGCGCCGATTGAGCATCTTGAGTTTAACGAGGTGACCTATTGGGACGAATTGGGCGAGGTGATGGAATGGACCCAGACCAACATCCACTCCACCTTTGGCGTTTGCTGGGGCGGCATGGCGATGATCAACCATTTTCATGGGGTCAAGAAACACATCCTGCCCGACAAGGCTTTCGGCTGTTTCCGCCATCGCAACCTTGCGCCCGCCTCGCCCTATCTGCGCGGGTTTTCGGACGATTGCACCGTGCCCGTCTCCCGCTGGACCGAGATGCGCCAAGACGAAGTGAACACGCACGCGGGCCTCACCACGCTTTTGGGTAGCGATGAAGTCGGCCCCTGTTTGATCGAAGACCCCGCGCACCGCGCGCTCTATGTCTTTAACCATTTCGAATACGACCGCGACACGCTCAAGCAGGAATATGACCGCGACGTTGAGAATGGCGTGCCGATCAACGTGCCCTGCAACTACTACCCCGAGGATGACCCATCGCGCACCCCGGTGAACCGCTGGCGCAGCCACGCGCATCTGCTTTATGGCAATTGGATCAACGAGATATACCAAACCACCCCCTTCGATATGAATGAGATTGGCCATTAA
- a CDS encoding LLM class flavin-dependent oxidoreductase, translated as MQYSVLDLAPVPEGSDTATAIANSVALAQLAEAKGYHRFWMAEHHNMPGIASAATSVLLGHVADHTQDIRVGAGGVMLPNHAPLAIAEQFGTLAAIHGDRIDLGLGRAPGGDQAVMRAMRRGMSGGDHFPDDVAELMAYLGDADPRSPVRAHPGEGTHVPIWILGSSLYGAQLAAHFGLPYAFASHFAPDALEEATAIYRRDFKPSEACPAPRFMLAVNVFGADTDEEGAYLRTTMQQAFARLRTGRPGKLPRPVRDIDAEIGAGMRQGVDHALRVSAVGSPETVKRQLEAMIAQHRPDELILTGQIHDHAARLRSFEIAADVMQDMRVGQ; from the coding sequence ATGCAATATTCGGTTCTAGACCTTGCCCCGGTGCCCGAAGGGTCAGACACCGCCACCGCCATCGCCAATTCCGTCGCGTTGGCCCAATTGGCCGAAGCCAAGGGCTATCACCGCTTCTGGATGGCTGAGCATCATAACATGCCGGGCATCGCCTCGGCGGCGACATCGGTTTTGCTGGGGCATGTGGCGGACCACACGCAGGATATTCGCGTTGGGGCGGGCGGGGTGATGCTGCCCAACCACGCGCCTTTGGCGATTGCCGAGCAGTTTGGGACCTTGGCGGCGATCCATGGCGACCGGATCGATTTGGGGCTAGGCCGTGCGCCGGGCGGCGATCAGGCGGTGATGCGTGCCATGCGGCGCGGCATGAGTGGCGGCGATCACTTCCCCGATGATGTGGCCGAGTTGATGGCTTATCTGGGTGACGCCGATCCGCGCTCGCCCGTCCGTGCGCATCCGGGTGAGGGGACGCATGTGCCGATCTGGATCCTCGGGTCCTCGCTATACGGTGCGCAACTGGCGGCGCATTTTGGGCTGCCTTATGCCTTTGCCTCTCACTTTGCGCCCGATGCGTTGGAGGAGGCCACGGCCATCTACCGTCGTGATTTCAAACCTTCCGAAGCCTGCCCCGCGCCGCGCTTCATGCTCGCGGTTAACGTATTCGGCGCCGATACGGATGAAGAGGGCGCCTATCTGCGCACCACCATGCAGCAGGCATTCGCCCGTCTGCGCACTGGCCGCCCCGGCAAGCTGCCACGGCCGGTGCGTGACATAGACGCCGAGATTGGCGCAGGGATGCGGCAGGGGGTGGATCATGCGCTGCGGGTGTCCGCCGTGGGCAGTCCTGAAACCGTGAAACGTCAGCTAGAGGCGATGATCGCGCAGCACCGCCCGGATGAGTTGATCCTGACCGGGCAAATCCACGATCACGCGGCGCGGTTGCGCTCGTTTGAGATTGCGGCGGATGTGATGCAAGACATGAGGGTGGGTCAGTGA
- the ppk2 gene encoding polyphosphate kinase 2, whose protein sequence is MDLPFDGAISAFFDNDAPEDIRQAIQRADKDDILSPSYPHDERLSRKTYERDYERLQIEMVKLQSWVRETGQRVVMVFEGRDAAGKGGTIRRMRENLSPRSARVVALSKPTETEQGEWYFQRYIKHLPTAGEMVFYDRSWYNRGVVEKVFDFCTPEQRAHFFEQVTPFEQMLVEDGIHLIKFWLNVGRAEQLRRMLSRESDPLKQWKLSPIDVKGLAKWEEYSSAIAETLLRSHTDETPWTVIRSDDKRRARLAAMRHLLNRFDYPQKDAKAIGKIDDEICGGPDIWDA, encoded by the coding sequence ATGGACCTGCCCTTTGACGGCGCAATCAGCGCCTTTTTCGACAATGACGCCCCCGAGGACATCCGCCAAGCGATCCAGCGGGCCGACAAGGATGACATCCTCTCGCCCTCCTACCCGCATGACGAGCGCCTTTCGCGCAAGACCTATGAGCGCGACTACGAACGGCTCCAGATCGAAATGGTCAAACTGCAATCTTGGGTGCGTGAGACCGGCCAACGGGTGGTCATGGTTTTTGAGGGCCGCGACGCCGCCGGAAAAGGCGGCACCATCCGCCGTATGCGTGAGAACCTAAGCCCCCGTTCTGCCCGTGTCGTCGCCCTGTCAAAACCGACTGAGACGGAACAGGGTGAGTGGTATTTCCAACGCTACATCAAACACTTGCCCACGGCGGGCGAGATGGTATTTTATGACCGCTCTTGGTACAATCGCGGCGTGGTGGAAAAGGTTTTCGACTTTTGCACCCCCGAACAGCGCGCGCATTTCTTTGAACAAGTCACCCCGTTTGAGCAGATGCTCGTCGAAGATGGCATTCACTTGATCAAATTCTGGCTCAACGTGGGCCGGGCCGAGCAGTTGCGCCGCATGTTGTCGCGCGAATCCGATCCGTTGAAGCAATGGAAGCTCAGCCCGATCGACGTCAAAGGTCTTGCCAAATGGGAAGAATATTCGAGCGCCATCGCCGAGACCCTGCTGCGCAGCCATACAGATGAGACCCCATGGACGGTGATCCGATCCGACGATAAGCGCCGCGCCCGACTGGCCGCGATGCGCCACCTGCTGAACCGCTTCGACTACCCCCAGAAAGACGCCAAAGCGATTGGCAAGATCGACGACGAGATTTGCGGCGGGCCGGACATCTGGGATGCCTAA
- a CDS encoding PLP-dependent aminotransferase family protein produces MGTIWQPTLAEGQGPKYKLVALTIREGVTSGALAVGDKLPPVRELAWQLGITPGTVARAYTILTDEGLLEAEVGRGTFVAPPQAAIREDVWNREQDSWIKELEISDTDAVSLFSPRLPDMGQVALIRSALRQVADVPGEELMNYPTRDAYAPVRQAVVDWLSHLSLGPLSERDVVLSHGGQSAIVLVLQAILSGPKPVMLVEDLSYAGFRRAAEVLRAEVVGVAMDKDGVLPEALDKAARDSGAQVFCTTPEVHNPTGSHTSLERRRALLEVAKRHGLEILEDDCYRMGSARAPSYRSLWPEHVWHVSSISKELTPALRVGFALAPAGRSADLRRVAEYGYFGLARPLAEATRILLTDPRLKGICADIRERLAEYVEVAVNHLGGHELQWSRDVPFLWLHLPPGWRAAGFCRAAEAQGVQIRSADEFALRDGRAPHAVRIAVNAHVSLRSFEAAMQRLRCLLDNPPEQISV; encoded by the coding sequence ATGGGTACAATTTGGCAGCCAACCCTCGCCGAAGGGCAGGGACCGAAGTACAAACTCGTCGCCCTCACGATCCGCGAGGGGGTCACATCCGGTGCACTGGCCGTGGGGGACAAGCTGCCGCCTGTGCGCGAGCTAGCGTGGCAATTGGGGATCACCCCCGGCACCGTGGCGCGGGCCTATACCATTCTTACGGACGAAGGTTTGCTGGAGGCCGAGGTCGGCCGGGGCACTTTTGTCGCCCCGCCGCAAGCCGCCATTCGCGAAGATGTCTGGAATCGCGAACAAGATAGCTGGATCAAAGAGTTAGAGATCTCCGATACCGATGCGGTCAGCCTTTTTAGCCCGCGCTTACCAGACATGGGGCAAGTGGCCCTGATCCGCAGCGCTCTGCGGCAGGTGGCGGATGTGCCGGGCGAAGAATTGATGAACTATCCCACCCGCGATGCCTATGCCCCGGTGCGCCAAGCGGTGGTCGACTGGCTGTCGCATCTGTCCCTCGGGCCGCTGAGCGAGCGCGACGTTGTGCTGTCACACGGCGGGCAAAGCGCGATTGTATTGGTACTTCAGGCCATCTTGTCGGGGCCAAAGCCGGTGATGCTGGTCGAAGACCTCTCCTACGCCGGGTTCCGCCGGGCTGCGGAGGTGCTGCGCGCCGAAGTGGTTGGCGTGGCGATGGACAAAGACGGCGTGTTGCCCGAGGCGTTGGACAAGGCCGCGCGCGACAGTGGGGCGCAGGTGTTTTGCACCACGCCGGAGGTGCACAATCCAACCGGCAGCCACACAAGCCTCGAACGGCGGCGCGCGCTGCTGGAGGTCGCCAAGCGGCACGGGTTAGAGATTCTGGAGGATGATTGCTACCGCATGGGCTCTGCCCGCGCGCCGAGCTACCGCTCGCTCTGGCCGGAACATGTCTGGCACGTCTCTTCGATTTCAAAGGAACTGACCCCCGCGCTGCGTGTCGGCTTTGCGCTGGCCCCGGCGGGGCGCTCGGCGGACCTGCGGCGGGTGGCGGAATACGGGTACTTCGGCCTTGCCCGCCCTTTGGCCGAGGCGACGCGGATTCTGCTCACCGATCCGCGGCTGAAGGGCATCTGTGCCGACATCCGCGAAAGACTGGCGGAATATGTCGAGGTCGCGGTCAACCATCTGGGCGGGCATGAATTGCAATGGTCGCGTGACGTGCCCTTCTTATGGCTGCACCTGCCGCCGGGTTGGCGCGCAGCGGGCTTCTGCCGCGCGGCAGAGGCGCAGGGCGTGCAGATCCGTTCCGCCGATGAATTCGCCCTGCGCGATGGCCGCGCGCCCCATGCGGTGCGCATCGCGGTGAACGCCCATGTCTCTCTGCGCTCATTTGAGGCGGCGATGCAGCGGCTGCGCTGTCTCTTGGACAATCCGCCAGAGCAGATCAGCGTGTAG
- the rplM gene encoding 50S ribosomal protein L13, translated as MKTFSATPADIDKKWIIIDAEGVVLGRLASIIATRLRGKHKPSFTPHMDCGDNVIVINADKVQMTGKKREEHFYWHTGHPGGIKSRTKAQILEGAHPERVVTQAVKRMLPGNRLSRQIMTNLRVYAGSDHPHEAQSPEVLDVKSLNKKNTRSA; from the coding sequence ATGAAAACCTTTTCTGCGACACCGGCAGATATCGACAAGAAATGGATCATCATCGACGCCGAAGGCGTCGTGCTGGGCCGTCTCGCTTCGATCATCGCCACGCGCCTGCGCGGCAAGCACAAGCCGTCCTTCACACCGCATATGGATTGCGGCGACAACGTGATCGTCATCAACGCCGACAAGGTGCAGATGACCGGCAAGAAGCGCGAAGAGCACTTCTACTGGCACACCGGCCACCCCGGTGGCATCAAGTCGCGCACCAAGGCACAGATCCTTGAGGGCGCGCATCCTGAGCGTGTTGTGACCCAAGCGGTCAAGCGCATGCTGCCCGGCAACCGCCTGAGCCGCCAGATCATGACCAACCTGCGCGTCTATGCAGGTAGCGATCACCCCCATGAGGCGCAGAGCCCCGAAGTTCTGGATGTTAAATCCTTGAACAAGAAAAACACGCGGAGTGCATGA
- a CDS encoding PaaI family thioesterase encodes MAVVMDAEALEAFMREVFDQVADDFAVDHVAENEITMRLLTSRRHLRPGGTVSGPSMFALADVAAYLATLAMIGPKALAVTTNCSIDFMRKPLADVPLVAHAKLLKLGRQLSVTDVLIYSEGSDKPVARASLTYAIPPASMG; translated from the coding sequence ATGGCCGTGGTGATGGATGCAGAGGCGTTGGAAGCCTTTATGCGGGAGGTGTTTGATCAGGTGGCGGATGATTTCGCCGTGGATCACGTCGCCGAGAATGAGATCACCATGCGTCTGTTGACCAGCCGCCGCCATCTGCGGCCCGGAGGGACGGTGTCGGGCCCGTCGATGTTCGCGCTGGCGGATGTGGCGGCCTATCTCGCGACGCTTGCGATGATCGGGCCCAAGGCGCTGGCGGTGACGACGAATTGCTCGATCGATTTCATGCGCAAGCCGCTGGCGGATGTGCCGCTGGTTGCCCATGCCAAGCTGCTTAAACTGGGGCGGCAGTTGTCGGTGACGGATGTGCTGATCTATTCCGAAGGGTCGGATAAGCCGGTGGCGCGGGCGAGCCTGACCTATGCGATTCCGCCTGCGTCGATGGGATAA
- a CDS encoding DMT family transporter encodes MITQKTIPPRAWIEMGFLALLWGASFVAVRVALDEIGPLTSVAHRVFWAMLVLWGAVAVMRLPLPRDPRIWAAFLLMGLLNNVIPFSLMAWGQLHIPSGLTSILNAATAIFGVLAAAIFLADERITPRKAIGVCLGFAGVSTAIGLENLTNFDLGSLGQLAVLGGAMSYAMAGVCARKLLPDQPPQLAAAGMLTGATLIMLPLAWVVEGPLTLDLAPATLMAIAYYALAATALAYLLYYRVLGMAGSSNLMLVTLLVAPVAILLGAWLRDETLRPAAYSGFALLALGLLVLDGRIWRLVKHWGNQGKEST; translated from the coding sequence ATGATCACACAGAAAACCATCCCCCCGCGCGCTTGGATTGAAATGGGCTTTCTCGCTCTGCTCTGGGGCGCGTCCTTTGTCGCCGTGCGGGTGGCGCTGGATGAGATCGGGCCGCTGACCTCAGTCGCGCATCGGGTGTTCTGGGCAATGCTGGTGCTTTGGGGAGCGGTCGCCGTTATGCGCTTGCCGCTGCCGCGCGATCCGCGCATCTGGGCGGCCTTCCTGCTGATGGGGCTGTTGAATAATGTGATCCCCTTCTCGCTGATGGCATGGGGGCAGCTGCATATCCCCTCTGGCCTGACCTCAATCCTCAATGCCGCCACGGCGATCTTTGGCGTGCTGGCCGCCGCGATCTTTCTCGCGGATGAGCGCATCACCCCGCGCAAGGCGATTGGCGTCTGCCTTGGCTTTGCCGGGGTCAGCACCGCCATCGGGTTGGAAAACCTCACGAATTTCGACCTCGGCAGCCTTGGGCAGCTTGCCGTGCTGGGCGGGGCGATGTCCTATGCCATGGCGGGTGTCTGCGCGCGCAAACTGCTGCCGGACCAGCCGCCGCAACTGGCCGCCGCCGGGATGCTGACAGGGGCCACGCTGATCATGCTGCCGCTGGCATGGGTGGTCGAAGGGCCGCTGACGCTCGACCTTGCCCCGGCCACGCTCATGGCCATTGCCTATTACGCGCTGGCTGCCACGGCGCTGGCCTATCTGCTTTATTACCGGGTGCTGGGCATGGCGGGCAGCAGCAACCTGATGCTGGTCACGCTGCTGGTCGCACCCGTCGCGATCCTGCTGGGCGCATGGCTGCGCGATGAAACCCTGCGCCCTGCCGCCTACAGCGGCTTTGCCTTGCTGGCGCTCGGCCTTCTGGTGCTCGATGGCCGCATCTGGCGTCTTGTCAAACACTGGGGTAATCAGGGCAAAGAAAGCACTTAA
- a CDS encoding enoyl-CoA hydratase has protein sequence MTILDVTAQGPVTHLRMNAPERLNALSDEMLAALHSKLDALAEDRQTRVIILSGAGKAFCAGHDLRQMTAMRQAEDGGAAAFKDLFDRCAALMARIQSLPQPVIAQVHGIATAAGCQLVATCDMAIAAEDTRFGVNGVNIGLFCSTPMVALTRSIPRKQAFEMLTTGDFISAPRAAELGLINRAVPGEQLATETNALAEKIAAKLGTAVAHGKGAFYQQMHLPTDQAYDFTGDIMVRNMLEADTREGIDAFLEKRAPDWQQ, from the coding sequence GTGACAATTCTTGACGTTACGGCACAAGGGCCGGTGACCCACCTGCGCATGAACGCACCCGAGCGGCTGAACGCACTGTCGGACGAAATGCTGGCCGCCCTGCACAGCAAACTCGACGCCTTGGCCGAAGACCGGCAAACACGTGTCATTATCCTGTCGGGCGCAGGAAAAGCCTTTTGCGCGGGCCACGACCTGCGCCAGATGACTGCCATGCGCCAAGCCGAGGACGGCGGAGCCGCCGCCTTCAAAGACCTCTTCGACCGCTGCGCCGCCCTCATGGCCCGCATCCAAAGCCTGCCGCAGCCCGTCATCGCCCAAGTCCACGGCATCGCTACCGCCGCTGGCTGCCAGCTTGTCGCCACCTGCGACATGGCCATCGCCGCCGAGGACACCCGCTTTGGCGTCAACGGCGTGAACATCGGCCTTTTCTGTTCAACCCCCATGGTCGCCCTGACCCGCAGCATCCCGCGCAAACAAGCGTTTGAGATGCTGACCACCGGTGATTTCATCTCAGCCCCCCGCGCTGCAGAACTGGGCCTGATCAACCGCGCCGTGCCGGGCGAGCAGCTGGCTACTGAGACTAACGCTCTAGCCGAAAAGATCGCCGCCAAACTCGGCACCGCCGTCGCCCACGGCAAAGGCGCATTCTATCAACAGATGCATCTGCCCACCGACCAAGCCTACGACTTCACCGGCGACATCATGGTGCGCAATATGCTTGAGGCTGACACCCGCGAGGGCATCGACGCCTTCTTGGAAAAGCGCGCGCCCGACTGGCAGCAGTGA
- a CDS encoding ATPase — protein MLYPTADDWRAAPRRKVLIFGMSGLGKTHLSSLLRASGDWFHYSIDYRIGTRYLGELIADNAKAEAMKVPFLRDLLLSDSIYIGSNITFDNLSPVATWLGKPGDPSRGGLPMAEYAKRQEAFRRAEISALEDTAYFATRAEALYGYPHFICDTGGSICEWVDPEDPYDPLLQQLAEECLLVWIKGDEAHTEELIRRFDKAPKPMAYQPEFLTRAWADYLAEKNITEDAVNPDDFIRWTYAAALSHRQPRYEAMSKWGVTITPADIDALNAPEDFTDLIARHLPAGG, from the coding sequence ATGCTCTACCCCACGGCTGATGACTGGCGCGCGGCCCCGCGCCGCAAAGTTCTGATCTTTGGCATGTCGGGCTTGGGCAAGACCCATCTGTCCAGCCTGCTGCGCGCCAGCGGAGATTGGTTTCACTACTCCATCGACTACCGTATCGGCACCCGCTATCTGGGCGAACTGATCGCCGACAACGCCAAAGCCGAGGCGATGAAGGTGCCCTTCCTGCGCGATCTGCTGCTCAGCGACAGCATCTACATCGGGTCCAATATCACCTTCGACAATCTATCGCCCGTGGCCACGTGGCTAGGCAAGCCGGGCGATCCGTCGCGCGGCGGCCTGCCCATGGCGGAATACGCCAAACGCCAAGAGGCCTTCCGTCGGGCCGAGATCAGCGCCCTGGAAGACACCGCCTATTTCGCCACCCGCGCCGAGGCGCTCTATGGCTATCCGCATTTCATCTGCGACACCGGTGGCTCGATCTGCGAATGGGTCGACCCCGAAGACCCCTACGATCCGCTGTTGCAGCAATTGGCCGAGGAATGCCTGCTGGTCTGGATCAAGGGCGACGAGGCCCATACCGAGGAACTCATCCGCCGTTTCGACAAAGCGCCCAAACCGATGGCCTATCAGCCCGAATTCCTTACCCGGGCATGGGCCGATTATCTGGCCGAAAAGAACATAACCGAAGACGCGGTGAACCCCGACGATTTCATCCGCTGGACCTATGCCGCTGCCCTGTCACACCGCCAACCGCGATATGAGGCGATGTCCAAATGGGGCGTCACCATCACCCCTGCCGACATCGACGCGCTGAACGCTCCCGAAGACTTTACCGATCTCATCGCCCGCCACCTGCCCGCGGGCGGTTGA